A segment of the Lentimicrobiaceae bacterium genome:
TCAGTTGTCCGACTAGGGCTCGAACCTAGAGTCTTCTGAACCAAAATCAGACGTGTTACCATTACACTATCGGACAGACTACCTTAAAAAAGGTGTGCAAAAATAGCTATTTTTTTTGAATTGCGAAATTTTTCCCCATAAAATCTTTGCATTTCTTTAATTTCTTTGTGCCCTGCCTTATATTTTAGAATTATTAACGATTTAAGGTCTTTCATCATATTACGCAAATTCATTACCTTCGCCACAACTTTTAAACAGGAATGTCACTGGCTGAATCTTTTGCTTTTATCTCAATTTCAGATTTTTGCAAAGGAAGTGGAGCAGTGGTTTATGTGTATTTTCTTACCTGAAATCAATCAGATCATTACAAAATGAAAAAATTCAAACAACTTAACAACATTGTCGGATGGTTTAGTTTCCTGGTGGCTCTTGTTGTTTACACGCTGACACTGGAACCTACTGCCAGCTGGTGGGATTGTGGAGAGTACATTTCTACTGCGTTTAAATTACAGGTAGGGCATCCGCCAGGAGCTCCTTTGTTTCAAATGGCGGGCCGCTTCTTTTCGCTGTTCGCTTTTGGTAACACCCAGAATGTAGCCTGGATGATCAATTTTATGTCAGGGCTGGTCAGTGCCTTTACCATTTTGTTCCTTTTCTGGACCATCACCCATATGGCCAGAAAACTGATTGTAAGCGATTCTGAATTTTCACTCGGGCAAACGATTGCAGTGCTGGGCAGTGGACTGGTAGGTGCGCTGGCTTACACTTTCAGTGATTCATTCTGGTTTTCGGCTGTTGAAGGCGAGGTGTATGCCATGTCATCTTTTTTTACTGCCGTGGTTTTTTGGGCCATTCTTAAATGGGAAGAACAATCAGACCAAAAGCATTCCATCCGCTGGATTGTGTTTATTGCATATCTGGTAGGCTTGTCAATAGGGGTTCACCTGCTTAATCTGCTGGCAATTCCTGCTATTGCTTTTGTATATTACTATAAAAGGTATAAACCATCTACCAAAGGGGTGATTATAACAGCTGTTGCATCGGTCTTTTTGCTGGCATTTATTATGTATGTTATCATTCCATGGATTGTTGATTTGGCTGCAAAATTTGAGCTGGTTTTTGTGAACAGTTTCGGATTACCTTTCAATTCAGGAACTATTTTTTATTTCCTCTTTATTACTGTTGCGCTGGTGTTTGGTATTATTTATACCCAAAAGAAAGGCAAGCTTATTGCAAATACGGCTATTCTTGCTTTTACCTTTATTCTGATAGGCTATTCGTCATTTCTGATGCTGGTAATCAGGGCCAATGCCAATACACCTATTAATGAGAATAATCCGGATGATGCCATCAGTTTGCTCTCCTACCTGAATCGTGAACAGTATGGTTCATGGCCTATCTTTTACGGGCAGTATTATAATGCACCATTAAATCCTAAGGATCCTTACGCAGATGCTTCTCCTATTTATATCAGGGACGCTGCCAGCGGTAAATATGTGGTTACTGACTCACGTGAACGATCCATTCCAAACTATGATCCCGCGTTTTGTACTCTGATGCCGCGTATGTACAGCTCACAGGAAAACCATATCAAAGCCTACAAAAGCTGGGCTAAAATTCAGGGAATTCCGGTACAGGCTGTCAATAACGAAGGCCAGTCAGAAACGCTGGTAAAACCAACATTCGGTGAAAACCTCCGCTTCCTGTTCCGTTATCAGTTGGGTCATATGTATTTCCGCTACTTTATGTGGAATTTTGCCGGTCGCCAGAATGATATTCAGGGTCATGGCGGTATCAACAATGGCAACTGGCTGAGCGGGATTGGTTTTCTGGATGAGATGCGTCTTGGCAAACAAACCGATTTGCCCGAAAGCATGCAAAGCCCGGCGCGCAATACCTATTATCTTTTACCTTTGATTTTGGGTGTTATCGGATTGTTTTTCCATTTTAACCGTAACTATAAGGATGGAGTTGTGGTGGCATTGCTCTTTTTTATGACAGGTATTGCCATTGTACTGTATCTGAATCAGACTCCATTTCAGCCTCGTGAGCGAGACTATGCCTATGCGGGTTCATTCTACGCATTTGCCATATGGATTGGACTGGGTGTGCTTGCCATTTATGATTTCATGACACGGAAAACCAAACTTAACCAGCCTGTTGCTGCTGGTATTGTGACCGTAGCTTGTCTGGCTTTGGTCCCTTCCATTATGGCTTCCGAAAACTGGGACGATCACAACAGATCCAACAAATATGCAGCCCGCGATTTTGCTGCCAATTACCTTAACTCCTGCGATAAAAATGCGGTGTTGATTACCAATGGCGATAATGATACTTTCCCGCTCTGGTATGCACAGGAGGTTGAAGGTTTGCGCACTGATGTTCGGGTTGTTAATTATATGCTGGCATCGGGCGATTGGTATGTTCACCAGTTGTCACGTAAAATTTATGACTCGGAACCTTTAAAATTCACGCTTACACCTGCGCAGTATAACAAGGGCGTAAATGAATATATTCCTTTTGTTGACAGGGGTGGCGGACAGCAATATGAATTGAAGGAAATTATCAATTTTATTGCAGATGAAACTGATAGAAGCAAAGTTCCTTTACAGAATGGAGACAAAATCAATTATTTCCCTGCCCGCAGGGTAAGGCTAACGGTTGATTCTGCAAAAGCAGTGGCTAATGGAATCGTTCCTGCCTATATGGCCGATAGTATTGTTCCCGCTGTGGAATGGGAAATTAAGTCAAATTATTTAATTAAAAATGATTTGATGTTACTTGATTTCCTGGCCAGCAATAACTGGGAGCGTCCTCTTTATTTTGCCAGTCCTTCAAGTGTGAGTAAGGTGCTTGGTATCGACAGGTATTGTCATCAAACCGGAATTATTTACAAGTTTATTCCAGTGCCTGCTCAGGATTATATGCCTGGTTTGGGAGGAGTAGACACCGAAGCTTCCTACGATATTCTGATGAATAAATGCAAATGGGGTAATCTGAATCAACCCGGCGTTTATGTTGACCCGGAAAGTTTGCGCAACTCAATGATGCCTAAGCAAAGTTATATGCGTTTGGCTCAGGCTTTGCTTAATAAAGGCAAAAAAACCGAAGCAATTGCAGTTGCAGATCACTGTTTGCATGAATT
Coding sequences within it:
- a CDS encoding DUF2723 domain-containing protein — encoded protein: MKKFKQLNNIVGWFSFLVALVVYTLTLEPTASWWDCGEYISTAFKLQVGHPPGAPLFQMAGRFFSLFAFGNTQNVAWMINFMSGLVSAFTILFLFWTITHMARKLIVSDSEFSLGQTIAVLGSGLVGALAYTFSDSFWFSAVEGEVYAMSSFFTAVVFWAILKWEEQSDQKHSIRWIVFIAYLVGLSIGVHLLNLLAIPAIAFVYYYKRYKPSTKGVIITAVASVFLLAFIMYVIIPWIVDLAAKFELVFVNSFGLPFNSGTIFYFLFITVALVFGIIYTQKKGKLIANTAILAFTFILIGYSSFLMLVIRANANTPINENNPDDAISLLSYLNREQYGSWPIFYGQYYNAPLNPKDPYADASPIYIRDAASGKYVVTDSRERSIPNYDPAFCTLMPRMYSSQENHIKAYKSWAKIQGIPVQAVNNEGQSETLVKPTFGENLRFLFRYQLGHMYFRYFMWNFAGRQNDIQGHGGINNGNWLSGIGFLDEMRLGKQTDLPESMQSPARNTYYLLPLILGVIGLFFHFNRNYKDGVVVALLFFMTGIAIVLYLNQTPFQPRERDYAYAGSFYAFAIWIGLGVLAIYDFMTRKTKLNQPVAAGIVTVACLALVPSIMASENWDDHNRSNKYAARDFAANYLNSCDKNAVLITNGDNDTFPLWYAQEVEGLRTDVRVVNYMLASGDWYVHQLSRKIYDSEPLKFTLTPAQYNKGVNEYIPFVDRGGGQQYELKEIINFIADETDRSKVPLQNGDKINYFPARRVRLTVDSAKAVANGIVPAYMADSIVPAVEWEIKSNYLIKNDLMLLDFLASNNWERPLYFASPSSVSKVLGIDRYCHQTGIIYKFIPVPAQDYMPGLGGVDTEASYDILMNKCKWGNLNQPGVYVDPESLRNSMMPKQSYMRLAQALLNKGKKTEAIAVADHCLHEFPNNKITFDYYMLPMAEIYYEAGAMKKGNDFVKTIADIYLADLSYYSAVSPEFSNYYQDDQMQAYAVMSRIWQYAEKYGQKALLDELKSKMIIPEDLKDVFK